One Methanobacterium formicicum DSM 3637 genomic window, CCATTACACCATAGTAATAACCAATGAAGGACCTTCTGATGCTCTGAATGTTAACTTTGATGATTATTACACACCAGACTTGTTGGAAAACACATATTACTCCACATCAACCGGAATATCATGGACTGCATACACTAATCCCCTGAATATAACCCCAATAATCGATAGACTGGCACCAGGACAGAATGTAACCATATGGATTAATGGTACTGTAATTTCCAATGCCACACAGGGCCTGAACAACACTGCAGCAACTTCATCAGAAACAGATCCATCTGGTAGGAAAACCGCATCAGTCTACAATGAGATTCAAACATCTCATGTAACTATTGAAAAAACAGTCAGTAACCCACAACCTTATCTCCATGAAACTATCTACTTCACACTTATAGTGCAAAACTGGGGACCAGATACTGCTGTAGATGTTTATGTCCTTGATAAACTCCCAGCTGGACTTAAATACATTGGGTCCCTAGCTAATTATGGATCATACAATCCTGAAACAGGTATATGGACCATTGGAAACCTAACTATAAACACAATAGCCCAGCTAATACTAACGGTTGGAGTTGAAAAGTTAGGACCAATCGAAAACCACGCCCATGTATACACTGCATCTTATGACCCTATATTGGACCAAAGAAATGCAACAGCAGTTATCAACGTCAAAGAACAACCCC contains:
- a CDS encoding DUF11 domain-containing protein, coding for VTAGQSEPLVFTIAVTNFGPSDALNVKVGDVLDSRLTGQEYSLDNVSWSVWLAPYEYVFSRLNANGAAYLYLRGLVPSNATGLINNTVFVSSNTTNLTGNLTDNTTTVINTRAILNITKTSVTEGSDVNNIVKGYPIHYTIVITNEGPSDALNVNFDDYYTPDLLENTYYSTSTGISWTAYTNPLNITPIIDRLAPGQNVTIWINGTVISNATQGLNNTAATSSETDPSGRKTASVYNEIQTSHVTIEKTVSNPQPYLHETIYFTLIVQNWGPDTAVDVYVLDKLPAGLKYIGSLANYGSYNPETGIWTIGNLTINTIAQLILTVGVEKLGPIENHAHVYTASYDPILDQRNATAVINVKEQPQPENNTVGMQNTGMPLPSLVMALLLVLTGLSAVIFRKK